In one Nicotiana tomentosiformis chromosome 6, ASM39032v3, whole genome shotgun sequence genomic region, the following are encoded:
- the LOC138894229 gene encoding uncharacterized protein, with amino-acid sequence MGEKVLLKVSPMKGIMRFGKKGKLGPRFIGPFEVLRRVVEVAYELSFPPSLWGNYPVFHVSMLQKYHADKSHVLDYSTVQLDESLSYEEEPIAIVDMQVRQLRSKKISMVKV; translated from the coding sequence AtgggcgagaaagttctcttgaaagtctcaccgatgaagggtatcatgaggttcgggaagaagggaaagctgggcccgaggtttattggtccatttgaggtgttgaggcgagttgtggaggttgcttatgagctttctttTCCTCCTAGTCTATGGGGAAATTATCCagtcttccatgtgtctatgctccaaaagtaccATGCCGACAagtcgcatgtgttagattacagcacagttcagctagatgagagtttgAGCTATGAGGAAGAGCCTATTGCCATTGTTGACatgcaggttcgccagttgagatctaAGAAGATTTCTATGgtaaaggtctag